A stretch of the Acomys russatus chromosome 23, mAcoRus1.1, whole genome shotgun sequence genome encodes the following:
- the C23H4orf3 gene encoding uncharacterized protein C4orf3 homolog gives MVGNQEASVTDGARERRGSWRAESKPNQDVLAQPGTNGLPKHSYWLDVWLFLLFDLVLFVFVYLLP, from the exons ATGGTGGGGAACCAGGAGGCGTCTGTTACGGACGGTGCTCGGGAGCGGAGGGGCTCGTGGAGAGCTGAGAGTAAGCCGAACCAAGATGTGCTAGCTCAACCCGGGACTAACGGGCTTCCTAAACACTCGTACTGGCTAGATGTCTGGCTTTTCCTCCTTTTTGACCTGGTGTTGTTTGTCTTCGTGTACCTCTTGCCCTG A